The following are encoded together in the Brassica napus cultivar Da-Ae chromosome A9, Da-Ae, whole genome shotgun sequence genome:
- the LOC106366291 gene encoding succinate dehydrogenase [ubiquinone] flavoprotein subunit 1, mitochondrial-like isoform X2 — translation MWRCVSRSLRAPSSRTSLSGSRFSRFFSSSSSTGDYTIVDHTYDAVVVGAGGAGLRAAIGLSEHGFNTACITKLFPTRSHTVAAQGGINAALGNMSEDDWRWHMYDTVKGSDWLGDQDAIQYMCREAPKAVIELENYGLPFSRTEEGKIYQRAFGGQSLDFGKGGQAYRCACAADRTGHALLHTLYGQAMKHNTQFFVEYFALDLLMASDGTCQGVIALNMEDGTLHRFRSAQTILATGGYGRAYFSATSAHTCTGDGNAMVARAGLPLQDLEFVQFHPTGIYGAGCLITEGSRGEGGILRNSEGERFMERYAPTAKDLASRDVVSRSMTMEIREGRGVGPHKDHIYLHLNHLPPEVLKERLPGISETAAIFAGVDVTKEPIPVLPTVHYNMGGIPTNYHGEVVTIKGDDPDAVVPGLMAAGEAACASVHGANRLGANSLLDIVVFGRACANRVAEISKPGEKQRPLEENAGKKTIEWLNKLRHSSGSLPTSSIRLNMQRIMQNNAAVFRTQETLEEGCQLIDKAWESFEDVQVKDRSLIWNSDLIETIELENLLINASITMHSAEARKESRGAHAREDFTKREDGEWMKHTLGYWEDEKVRLEYRPVHMDTLDDEIETFPPKARVY, via the exons atgtggcGCTGCGTCTCTCGTAGCCTCCGAGCTCCTTCATCAAGGACCTCACTCTCTGGATCTCGCTTTTCTagattcttctcctcctcctcctct ACGGGTGATTACACGATAGTGGATCACACCTATGACGCGGTGGTTGTTGGAGCTGGTGGTGCTGGCCTTAGAGCGGCCATTGGATTATCTGAGCATGGCTTTAACACCGCTTGCATTACCAAGCTTTTCCCCACCCGCTCCCATACCGTCGCTGCTCAg GGTGGTATAAACGCTGCACTGGGAAACATGTCTGAAGATGATTGGAGATGGCACATGTATGATACTGTTAAAGGCAGTGACTGGCTTG GTGATCAAGATGCTATCCAGTACATGTGTAGAGAGGCACCAAAAGCAGTGATTGAACTTGAGAACTACGGCCTTCCTTTTTCCCGTACTGAAGAGGGTAAAATCTACCAGCGTGCCTTTGGTGGTCAGAGTCTCGACTTTGGCAAAG GTGGTCAGGCCTATCGTTGTGCTTGCGCTGCTGATCGAACTGGACATGCTCTCTTGCATACCTTATATGGACAAGCTATGAAGCATAACACACAGTTCTTTGTTGAATACTTCGCTCTGGATTTGCTCATGGCTAGTGATG GCACTTGCCAGGGTGTAATTGCACTAAACATGGAAGACGGAACACTGCATCGTTTCCGCTCTGCACAAACAATTTTGGCCACTGGG GGTTATGGCAGAGCATACTTCTCAGCAACCTCAGCACATACTTGCACAGGAGATGGCAATGCCATGGTTGCACGTGCCGGTCTTCCACTCCAG GACTTGGAGTTTGTTCAGTTCCACCCAACTGGTATATATGGAGCCGGATGTCTCATCACTGAAG GATCTCGAGGTGAAGGTGGCATCCTTAGAAATAGTGAAGGTGAACGTTTTATGGAACGATATGCTCCAACTGCCAAGGATCTTGCATCAAGAGATGTTGTCTCCAGATCTATGACTATGGAAATCAGGGAAGGTCGTGGTGTAG GACCGCATAAGGATCATATCTATCTCCATTTGAATCATCTTCCACCAGAAGTTCTGAAAGAAAGGCTTCCTGGAATCTCTGAGACAGCTGCAATCTTTGCTGGTGTTGACGTTACTAAAGAGCCAATTCCAGTTTTGCCCACTGTCCACTACAACATGGGTGGTATTCCAACAAATTACCACGGCGAG GTAGTGACCATAAAAGGAGATGATCCAGATGCAGTGGTTCCTGGGCTTATGGCTGCTGGGGAGGCAGCTTGTGCATCTGTTCATGGTGCCAACAGGCTTGGTGCAAATTCTCTCCTCGATATTGTTGTGTTCGGCCGTGCTTGTGCAAATAGGGTTGCAGAGATAAGCAAACCAG GTGAGAAACAGAGACCTCTAGAGGAGAATGCAGGTAAGAAGACGATCGAATGGCTGAACAAGTTAAGACACTCAAGCGGGTCGCTTCCTACATCAAGTATCAGATTGAACATGCAGAGGATTATGCAGAACAATGCAGCTGTCTTCCGCACCCAAGAAACACTGGAAGAAG GTTGTCAGTTGATCGACAAGGCATGGGAAAGTTTCGAGGATGTCCAGGTTAAAGATCGGAGTTTGATAtg GAACTCTGATCTGATAGAGACAATAGAGTTGGAGAACCTTCTGATAAACGCGTCCATAACAATGCATTCAGCGGAAGCACGAAAGGAAAGCAGAGGAGCACATGCTCGGGAGGATTTCACG AAAAGGGAGGATGGAGAATGGATGAAGCATACATTGGGGTACTGGGAAGATGAGAAAGTGAGGTTGGAGTATAGGCCTGTTCACATGGACACTCTCGACGATGAGATTGAGACTTTCCCTCCCAAAGCTCGCGTCTATTGA
- the LOC106366291 gene encoding succinate dehydrogenase [ubiquinone] flavoprotein subunit 1, mitochondrial-like isoform X1 yields MWRCVSRSLRAPSSRTSLSGSRFSRFFSSSSSQTGDYTIVDHTYDAVVVGAGGAGLRAAIGLSEHGFNTACITKLFPTRSHTVAAQGGINAALGNMSEDDWRWHMYDTVKGSDWLGDQDAIQYMCREAPKAVIELENYGLPFSRTEEGKIYQRAFGGQSLDFGKGGQAYRCACAADRTGHALLHTLYGQAMKHNTQFFVEYFALDLLMASDGTCQGVIALNMEDGTLHRFRSAQTILATGGYGRAYFSATSAHTCTGDGNAMVARAGLPLQDLEFVQFHPTGIYGAGCLITEGSRGEGGILRNSEGERFMERYAPTAKDLASRDVVSRSMTMEIREGRGVGPHKDHIYLHLNHLPPEVLKERLPGISETAAIFAGVDVTKEPIPVLPTVHYNMGGIPTNYHGEVVTIKGDDPDAVVPGLMAAGEAACASVHGANRLGANSLLDIVVFGRACANRVAEISKPGEKQRPLEENAGKKTIEWLNKLRHSSGSLPTSSIRLNMQRIMQNNAAVFRTQETLEEGCQLIDKAWESFEDVQVKDRSLIWNSDLIETIELENLLINASITMHSAEARKESRGAHAREDFTKREDGEWMKHTLGYWEDEKVRLEYRPVHMDTLDDEIETFPPKARVY; encoded by the exons atgtggcGCTGCGTCTCTCGTAGCCTCCGAGCTCCTTCATCAAGGACCTCACTCTCTGGATCTCGCTTTTCTagattcttctcctcctcctcctct CAGACGGGTGATTACACGATAGTGGATCACACCTATGACGCGGTGGTTGTTGGAGCTGGTGGTGCTGGCCTTAGAGCGGCCATTGGATTATCTGAGCATGGCTTTAACACCGCTTGCATTACCAAGCTTTTCCCCACCCGCTCCCATACCGTCGCTGCTCAg GGTGGTATAAACGCTGCACTGGGAAACATGTCTGAAGATGATTGGAGATGGCACATGTATGATACTGTTAAAGGCAGTGACTGGCTTG GTGATCAAGATGCTATCCAGTACATGTGTAGAGAGGCACCAAAAGCAGTGATTGAACTTGAGAACTACGGCCTTCCTTTTTCCCGTACTGAAGAGGGTAAAATCTACCAGCGTGCCTTTGGTGGTCAGAGTCTCGACTTTGGCAAAG GTGGTCAGGCCTATCGTTGTGCTTGCGCTGCTGATCGAACTGGACATGCTCTCTTGCATACCTTATATGGACAAGCTATGAAGCATAACACACAGTTCTTTGTTGAATACTTCGCTCTGGATTTGCTCATGGCTAGTGATG GCACTTGCCAGGGTGTAATTGCACTAAACATGGAAGACGGAACACTGCATCGTTTCCGCTCTGCACAAACAATTTTGGCCACTGGG GGTTATGGCAGAGCATACTTCTCAGCAACCTCAGCACATACTTGCACAGGAGATGGCAATGCCATGGTTGCACGTGCCGGTCTTCCACTCCAG GACTTGGAGTTTGTTCAGTTCCACCCAACTGGTATATATGGAGCCGGATGTCTCATCACTGAAG GATCTCGAGGTGAAGGTGGCATCCTTAGAAATAGTGAAGGTGAACGTTTTATGGAACGATATGCTCCAACTGCCAAGGATCTTGCATCAAGAGATGTTGTCTCCAGATCTATGACTATGGAAATCAGGGAAGGTCGTGGTGTAG GACCGCATAAGGATCATATCTATCTCCATTTGAATCATCTTCCACCAGAAGTTCTGAAAGAAAGGCTTCCTGGAATCTCTGAGACAGCTGCAATCTTTGCTGGTGTTGACGTTACTAAAGAGCCAATTCCAGTTTTGCCCACTGTCCACTACAACATGGGTGGTATTCCAACAAATTACCACGGCGAG GTAGTGACCATAAAAGGAGATGATCCAGATGCAGTGGTTCCTGGGCTTATGGCTGCTGGGGAGGCAGCTTGTGCATCTGTTCATGGTGCCAACAGGCTTGGTGCAAATTCTCTCCTCGATATTGTTGTGTTCGGCCGTGCTTGTGCAAATAGGGTTGCAGAGATAAGCAAACCAG GTGAGAAACAGAGACCTCTAGAGGAGAATGCAGGTAAGAAGACGATCGAATGGCTGAACAAGTTAAGACACTCAAGCGGGTCGCTTCCTACATCAAGTATCAGATTGAACATGCAGAGGATTATGCAGAACAATGCAGCTGTCTTCCGCACCCAAGAAACACTGGAAGAAG GTTGTCAGTTGATCGACAAGGCATGGGAAAGTTTCGAGGATGTCCAGGTTAAAGATCGGAGTTTGATAtg GAACTCTGATCTGATAGAGACAATAGAGTTGGAGAACCTTCTGATAAACGCGTCCATAACAATGCATTCAGCGGAAGCACGAAAGGAAAGCAGAGGAGCACATGCTCGGGAGGATTTCACG AAAAGGGAGGATGGAGAATGGATGAAGCATACATTGGGGTACTGGGAAGATGAGAAAGTGAGGTTGGAGTATAGGCCTGTTCACATGGACACTCTCGACGATGAGATTGAGACTTTCCCTCCCAAAGCTCGCGTCTATTGA
- the LOC106366290 gene encoding ATP-dependent DNA helicase DDM1 → MNEIARFTPSINAIIYHGDKKKRDELRRKHMPKTVGPKFPIVITSYEVAMNDARKNLRHYPWKYVVIDEGHRLKNHQCKLLRELKHMKMENKLLLTGTPLQNNLSELWSLLNFILPDIFASHDEFESWFDFSEKNKSEASKEEGEEKRRAQVVAKLHNILRPFILRRMKCDVELLLPRKKEIIIYATMTDHQKNFQDHLVNRTLEAHLGENAIPGQGWKGKLNNLVIQLRKNCNHPDLLAGQIDGSYFYPPIEDIVGQCGKFRLLERLLVRLFAKNHKVLVFTQWTKILDIMDYYFSEKGFEVCRIDGNVKLDERRRQIDEFNDEKSSCRIFLLSTRAGGLGINLTAADTCILYDSDWNPQMDLQAMDRCHRIGQTKPVHVYRLATAQSVEGRVLKRAYSKLKLEHVVIGKGQFHQERAKSSIPLEEEDILALLKDDETAEDKLIQTDISEEDLDRLLDRSDLMITSPGETEPEAGEAFPVKGPGWEVVLPSSAGGMLSSLNS, encoded by the exons ATGAATGAGATCGCCAG GTTCACGCCTTCCATCAATGCAATAATCTACCATGGAGATAAGAAAAAAAGGGATGAGCTCAGGAGGAAGCACATGCCCAAAACTGTTGGTCCGAAGTTCCCCATAGTCATCACTTCTTATGAGGTTGCTATGAATGATGCTAGAAAAAATCTGCGGCACTATCCATGGAAATATGTTGTGATTGATGAG GGCCACAGGTTGAAGAACCACCAATGTAAATTGCTGAGGGAACTTAAACACATGAAGATGGAGAACAAACTTCTGCTGACAGGAACACCTCTGCAAAATAATTTGTCTGAGCTTTGGTCCCTGTTGAATTTTATTCTGCCTGACATCTTTGCATCACATGACGAATTTGAATCCTG GTTTGATTTTTCTGAAAAGAACAAAAGTGAAGCAAgtaaggaagaaggagaagagaaaagaagagcTCAA GTTGTTGCGAAACTTCATAATATACTACGACCTTTCATCCTCCGAAGAATGAAATGTGATGTTGAGCTCTTACTTCCGAGGAAAAAGGAGATTATTATTTATGCTACAATGACGGATCATCAGAAAAATTTCCAGGATCATCTTGTGAATCGCACGTTGGAGGCACACCTTGGCGAGAATGCTATCCCAG GTCAAGGCTGGAAGGGAAAGCTTAACAATCTGGTTATTCAACTTCGGAAGAACTGCAACCATCCTGACCTTCTTGCGGGGCAAATAGATGGTTCAT ATTTCTACCCTCCAATTGAAGACATTGTTGGACAGTGCGGTAAATTCCGCTTATTGGAGAGATTGCTTGTTCGGTTATTTGCCAAAAATCACAAA GTCCTAGTCTTCACCCAATGGACAAAAATTCTGGACATTATGGATTACTACTTCAGTGAGAAGGGGTTTGAGGTTTGCAGAATCGATGGCAATGTGAAACTGGATGAAAGGAGAAGACAG ATTGACGAATTCAATGATGAAAAGAGCAGCTGTAGAATATTTCTTCTCAGTACCAGAGCTGGAGGACTCGGGATTAATCTTACTGCTGCTGATACATGTATCCTCTACGACAGCGATTGG AACCCTCAAATGGACTTGCAAGCCATGGACAGATGCCACAGAATTGGTCAGACAAAACCTGTTCATGTTTACAGGCTTGCGACGGCTCAGTCAGTAGAG GGCCGAGTTCTGAAACGAGCGTACAGTAAGCTTAAGCTGGAACATGTGGTTATTGGCAAAGGGCAGTTTCATCAAGAACGTGCCAAGTCTTCAATACCCCTAGAG GAAGAGGACATACTGGCATTGCTTAAGGACGATGAAACTGCTGAAGATAAGCTGATACAAACCGATATAAGTGAGGAGGATCTTGACCGGTTGCTTGACAGGAGTGACCTGATGATTACTTCACCAGGAGAGACAGAACCAGAAGCTGGTGAAGCTTTTCCAGTGAAGGGTCCAGGTTGGGAAGTGGTGCTGCCTAGTTCAGCTGGAGGGATGCTGTCTTCCCTCAACAGTTAG